Part of the Alteracholeplasma palmae J233 genome, ATGAAAAAAAGAATATGCAAATTATTTTTGTAACACCTGAACAAATACACAATCTCAATCTAACTTACAGAAACGTAGATAGACCAACAGATGTCCTATCTTTTCCAAATGATGATGAAGATGATGATTCATTAGGTGATATATTTATTTCAATTGAACAAGCAATTAACCAAGCAGAAGAATATGGACATAGTTTTGAAAGAGAAATAGGGTTTTTATCTGTTCATGGTTACTTACACCTTAAAGGTTATGATCACCATACCCCAGAAGAAGAAAAAGAAATGACTTTTATGCAAGAACAAATCTTGAAAAAAGCTCAATTAGAAAGAGTGAAATAATGACTAATTTAGAACATGCTTTACTAGCAAGAAAAAGAGCATACGCACCCTATTCTAAATTTTTAGTAGGGGCATCAATCGAATTAAAAGATGGCACTCATATCTATGGTGCGAATATTGAAAATGGTTCTTACGGTCTTAGCAATTGTGCAGAACGCAGTGCTTTATTTTCACTTCTTAGCCAAGGCTATAACAAAGAAGATATTATTTCAATTACTATTGTAGGAGACACTAAAAATCCAATATCTCCATGTGGTGCCTGCAGACAAGTGATGTATGAACTCGTTCCAAAAAATGCAAAAATATATCTTTCTAACTTAAACGGAGAAACCAAAGAACTTACAACAAGTGAACTTTTACCTTATGGATTTGACTTAGACGAGGACTCTTTATGAGTTATAGATCAGGATTTATCACAATAGCTGGTAGACCCAATGTTGGAAAGTCTACACTACTAAATGCCCTTATGGGACAAAAAATAGCTATTACTAGCCCAAAGCCACAAACAACACGAAGCAGAATCACAGGGATTATTAATGATGAGGCATATCAAATGATCTTTGTAGATACTCCAGGGATGCATGAAGGTAAACATTTATTAGGAAAAACAATAGATAAACTGGCAGTTAATAGTATACAAGGAGTAGATGTTGTTTTATTTGTAACAGATAGACACTTAGGAAAATCTGAAACTAAAATACTTAACTACTTTAAAGCTATTTCAACACCAGTAATTCTAGTCATTAATAAAATAGACTTACTAAAAAGTAAAATTCAAACAGATGAAATTATATTAAGTTATATTAATGCGTATCCATTTAAAGAGGTTGTTCCTATTTCAGCTGCTTCAGTTACAAACTTAGATCACCTAAAAGAGGCTATTTATAAATATTTACCTGAAGGACCACAATACTATCCAGAAGAGATGGTTACCGATCAAACAGATAATACCCTAATGGCTGAAATCATAAGAGAAAAAATTCTTTACCACGCACAAGAAGAAGTCCCACATTCGGTTGCTGTCGTTATTGAAAGCATTACACCAAATGAAGAATATAATACAGTAGATGTGACTGCGATTATTATTGTTGAACGCTCTACTCAAAAACAAATTCTCATCGGGTCTAAAGGTGAAAAAATAAAGAAAATTGGAACCGCGGCCAGAAGAGATATTAATAAAACGCTTGATACCAAAATTCATTTGTCATTATGGATTAAAGTTAAAAAAGACTGGCGAAACAATCCAAATGAGTTAAAACGTTATGGATACCAAGACGAATAAAATAAAAGGTATTATTTATAAAGTTTTACCGTATAAAGAAAGTGCCAAAATGGTCTTTGTTTACACTGAAAAAGGTAAATATACTTTAATTTTTCAAGGGGCACAAAAAACAAATAATCTTAATAGAGCTATTACTCAATATTTATCACTGATTGAATTTGAATTAAACCCTATGGGTAAGAGAATGATGAATATCAGCCAAGCCAAACTTTTAGACTCATATGATAAACTAAAAGATAGCTATGATACAACTAAAAAATACGCAACTATTTTAGAACTCTTAGATAAAGTTGTTACAGATGAAGATGAGCATGAAACCATCTTCAAAATAGCCTTAGAAGCTCTTTCAGATACTAAAATAGGCTACTTAAGATTTCTTGCAAGACTCTTGCCAGTTATAGGCTATCATTTTAATTTAAAACCAGATGGAAGAAAAATTAAGGGCTATAGTCTATTATTAAATAGACTGATTTACAAAGAGGAAACAGAAAGTATCATACTTGATGTCGTAGCTACAACCGAACTATTAAAATTATTTATTAATAAACAAACAGATGCGTTTACACAAGAAGATCAATTATCATCTTTCTTGATTAAATATTATGATTACTATTTGCAATATCAATTTAAAACAATGAAATAATAGGAGTTAGAAAAAATGGTTACTTTAGAACAAATTACATTATATGCCAAGCAAACAGGTTTCATTTTTCAAGGTAGTGAAATCTATGGTGGATTAGCTAATACTTGGGATTACGGTCCACTTGGAAGTTTATTAAAGAAAAATATTAAAGAAGCATGGATTCAAAAATTCGTTAGAGAAAATCCATATAATGTCCTGCTAGACAGCTCTATATTACTTAATAGTAAAGTTTGGGAAGCAAGCGGACATATTGGAGGATTTAGTGATCCATTAACTGAAAACAAAGATAATAATCAACGTTATCGTGCAGATAAACTAATTATTGAACATGATCCTTCTATTAATCCAGATGGATGGACACCTGAAAAGATGCATGAATACTTAGTAAAAAATAAAGTTATGGGGACAACTAACTGGACTCCTATTCGTTCATTTAATATGATGTTTCAAACGCACCAAGGGGTTGTATTAGAACAAGCTAATCAAATCTTTTTAAGACCAGAAACAGCACAAGGAATCTTTATCAACTTTAAAAATATTCAAAGAACAACTAGAAAAAAACTACCTTTTGGAGTATGCCAAGTAGGAAAAGCCTTTAGAAATGAAATTACTCCAGGTAACTTCGTATTTAGAACTCGTGAATTTGAACAAATGGAATTAGAATTCTTCTGTAAACCTGGAACTGAAATGGAATGGTTTAATTACTGGAAACAATTTATGAAATCTTGGTTACTTAACTTAGGAATTCATGAAGAAAATGTTGAGTTTGAAGATCATAAAAAAGAAGCATTAAGTCACTATTCAAATGCAACTACAGATATTTTATATAAATTCCCTTGGGGATTTGATGAATTATGGGGGATTGCATCAAGAACAAACTTTGATTTAAATGCCCATCAAAAGCATTCAGGAGAAGACTTAACTTATCTAGACCCTGAAACTAATGAAAGATATATCCCTTATGTAGTAGAACCATCAGTTGGGGTAGAAAGATTAGTACTAGCTTTCTTGACAAATTCTTATAAAGAAGAAAAATTAGAAAACGATGATACAAGACAAGTTTTAGCACTACATCCAGCACTTGCTCCATATAAAGTAGCAGTTTTACCACTAATGAAAAAGGTTCATGCAGAAAAAGCACTTCAATTGGAATTAGAACTTGCAAAACATTTTGATGTTACATATGATGAAACACAGAATATTGGTAAAAGATATAGAAGACAAGATGCGATAGGTACACCATTTTGTGTGACTGTTGACCAAGAAACAATGGAAAATGATACAGTAACAATTAGACATAGAGATACTATGGCACAAGAAAGACTTCAAATTAAAGATTTAAAAGCATATATTGAAAAATACTTAGAATTCTAAGAAAAGGAGCTGATTAAATGGATGATAAACTAATTTCTAGAATTAATGAAGACGTTAATATCGTTGATTTAGTCAGTGAGTTTGTACAACTGGAAAAAAAAGGTAAGAACTATATGGGATTATGCCCTTTTCATCAAGAAAATAGTCCCAGTTTTTCCGTTTCTCCAGAAAAAAATATAGCTGTTTGTATGTCCTGTAAAGAAGGTGGAGTACCACTTACCTTTTATAGGAAAATAAAAAATATCTCTTTTCAACAGGCTGTCGTAGAACTAGCAGATCGCCTAGGCATTGAAGTTTCTCATGAAGTAAAAGTTGATCCTAACGAACATTTATATAAAATAATGCATGATGCTAGCCAATTTTTTCAATTTTCTTTACAAAATACGAATCAGGGAGAAATTGCCCTTAATTATTTAAAAGAAAGACAAATTGAAAAAGAACACATAGAGCACTTTAAGATTGGTTGGGCTCCTAAAGAAAAGGATGCACTTTATCAATTATTAAAAGACAAAGAGTATCAAGTTTCAGATATGATTAGTCTAGGGTTAGTAAAGCAAAATGACCAAGGTGACTATTACGACTTATTTAGATCAAGACTCATCTTTCCTTTAACAAACCCAGAGGGTAAGGTTATTGGATTTTCTGGAAGAACATTAGATAAAAACGAAAAAGTAAAATATATGAATAGCCCAGAAACGCCAATTTTTAAAAAGGGTGAAATGCTTTATCACTATAACGAAAGTTTATCTGAAATTAGAAAAACTAAAAAAGTTATTTTATATGAAGGGTTCTTTGATTGTATTGCATCTTATAAAGCTGGACTAAAAAATATCGTAGCAACCATGGGAACAGCCTTAACCAAGCAACAAGCACTCCTTTTAAAAAAGGTATCAAATGATATTGTTATTGCTTATGATGGCGATAACGCCGGACAGAACGCAGCGATTAAAGGAATAGATATTTTACAAAAAGAAAATTTAAGAGTTAATATTTTAGAAATACCTGACAAACTTGATCCTGATGATTATGTTAAAAAATATGGTGCAACAAGCTACCAATCATTATTCGAAACAAATTTAAAAGACCCTTATGCATTTAAGTATGATAAAATTGTTAAGGGAAAAGACTTAACTAATAGTAATGATACAAGAGAAATAAAAAACGAATTAGAAACTATTTTTAGATATACAGATGAAAACATAAGAAACCTCTATTATAAAAAAGCTTTAGAAGAACTGGGAATTATACTTAAGTATCATACCCAAAATCAGACAACTGACTATATTCTTCCAAAGCCAAAAGAAACACAAAGAGTTTCAAATAAATACGAGTGGATTGAAATACAAATAGTTTATGAAGTGATTAATAGCTCATATTTCTTAAATTACATATTAGAACGAGTGCATTTTTATGAACTCTCAAATTGGATGATTACTTCAGTTATTGAAAAAATAGGTGAGATGTATAAAACTTATTACTATGATAAAATAGAAATTGATAAATTCTTAGAAGTCTATCCAGATTTTACTAGTTTAATTAATCAATTTAAAAATCACTTTGTCTTTAAAGAAAATATGAGAATAGAAACAAAAGAAAAATTAGATGAATATATCGAAATGATTAATGTAGATTTACATAGATCAAAAAGAATAGCGGATTTAACTTCCTTAGTAGAAACCGCAACTACTAAAGAAGAAGAAAACAAATATTTAGAAGAAATACTTAAGTTACAACGAGAACAAAAAATGAGTGAGAGTAAACGGAGGATATAAGATGGAATTAGAAAAAATCATAGCATCATTAGTTAAAAAAGCTAGCAAAAGCAAACTCCTTAGCCCAGCAGATGTATTAAAACATACAAAAGGTGATGAAGAACTTTATAGACAAGTAGAACAAGCTTTAATGTTAGAAGATATTGATATTGTCTCAGATGATGAAGAAGAGGAAGAAGCTGAAACTAGACAACTAGATGATGACTTAGATGAAGATGATATCGAAGTTAACGATGAATCTGAGCCTGACGAATTTTCTTTAAGTAGCTTAGAAGTAGAAGATATCCAAGAAGAAGAATTATTAAATATTGAGAAAATAGTAACAAACGTTAAAGTGGATGACCCTGTTAGAATGTACTTAAAGGAAATCGGACAAATACCACTTCTTAAAATTGATGAAGAACGTAAATATGCAATGATGGTTTCTGCTGGTAGAGAAGCACAAAGTCAATTAGACAGTTTTAACAACAAAGAAATTGAGTTAGTTGAAGACGATGTTAAAGAATTAGAAAATGTTGTTTATAAAGCAGATTTTGCTAAAGAAAAATTAGTAGAAGCTAACTACCGTTTAGTTGTTTCAATTGCTAAAAGATATGTAGGACGTGGCTTATTATTCTTAGATTTAATCCAAGAAGGTAACATGGGCTTAATGCGTGCAGTAGATAAGTTTGATTATGAAAAAGGATTTAAATTTTCTACATACGCAACATGGTGGATTAGACAAGCTATCACAAGAGCTGTAGCTGACCAAGCAAGAACAATTCGTATTCCAGTTCATATGGTTGAAACAATTAATAAAATGATTCGTATTCAAAGACAATTAGTTCAAGAACTAGGTAGAGAAGCAAGCGTTGAAGAAGTAGCGGATAAAATGGGAATCACTCCAGAAAAAGTCCAAAATATACAACGTATTGCAAAAGAACCTATCAGTTTAGAAGCGCCAGTAGGTGAAGAAGAAGATTCATCATTAGGAGATTTCATTAGTGATCCATCTGCTTTATCACCACATGACTTTATGATGCAAGAAATGATTAAAAAGACATTAGACGAAGTATTAGAAGAATCATTAACAGATAGAGAAGAAAAAGTATTAAGACTTAGATATGGTCTTTTAGATGGTAAAACTCATACTTTAGAAGAAGTTGGTCGTGAATTTGGTGTAACACGTGAACGCATTCGTCAAATTGAAGCGAAAGCCTTAAGAAGATTAAGAGCACCATCAAGACAAAACAAATTAAAAGAACTATATATCGGTAAAAAATGAAAAGAATAGATTTTATTTCTAAGCAAACCAATGGATATAAAACAGTCCTAGATATAGGATGTGATCATGGACTGGTGCTTAAAAAGGCTTTTCAAAAGGGTTATATAGAAAAAGGCATTGCAAGTGATTTAAGAGAAAAGCCACTTTTAAGTGCTAAGAATAATCTTAAACAATATCCAGTTACTTTTTATCAAAGTAATGGTTTTGAAGGAATAAAAGAAGATTTTGATCTAGCAGTAATATGTGGCATGGGTGCTATATTAATTACTGAGATACTTTCTAAAGCTCCTACTAAAAAGAAGGATTTTCTATTAGGTGCTAATGATAGACTTGAAGAACTCAGAGTTTGGCTAGAAAGTAACCACTTTAAAATTATTGATGAGTCTGTCATCTATGATAAATTCTATTATGTATTTATCAAAGTGACAGAAGGCACAATGAAACTAAGTAAAGAAGATATTTTAGTAGGCCCAGTTTTAAAGAAAAAACCTGAATCTAAAGATTACTATAGACACCTAGTAAAATACTATGAAGATCTTTTAAATAAAATTGATTTGCAAAAGAAAGCTAACATTATAGATAAAATAAACTTTTTAAAGAATAACTTATAATAATGATAAAGGGAAGTTAAAGACTTCCTTTTATTTTATATACTGGCTATATTTCTTTACACAAAGATATTTTAATGTATAATAAAACATAAGACAAAATAAAAAAAGGATGGTATTTTATGCTAAGAACATTTAAATATTTAAAACCTTATATCATTCCAATTTTATTTATTTTTATTTTTGTAGGAACAAGGGCTTTTCTTGATTTACAACTCCCAAGAATTATGGGTGAAGTATTTGATGAAGCAGTATCAGGAAAAGAAAGCTCAATTATAAAAAGTGAAATAATAAAATTAGGTATACAAATGCTTGGAATCACATTACTAAGCATCGTGGTAACAATTGTAAGTGGTTTTTTAGAATCCAGAGTCTCAGCTAAGTATGCAAAAAAACTGAGAGATGAAGTATATACTAAAATTCAAAGTTTCTCTTTAGATGAGCTAGATGAATTGACAGTATCATCACTAATCACAAGAACTACTAATGATATACAACAAGTACAACAAACAGTCAATATGTTATTAAGAATGGTCGTATTGATGCCTTTTATTGCAACTGGGGCAATTATTATGGCACTCACAAAAGAGCCAACACTATCCATTATTTTAGTAGTATCTGTTTCCACTTTACTAATTTTAATTGCATTTGTATTTATCGTTACAATGCCTAAGTTTGGTATCATTCAAAAATTAGTGGATAAACTTAACTTAGTAACCAGAGAAAATCTAAAAGGATTAAAAGTAGTTAGAGCTTATGATATGGAATCATATCAAGAAGAA contains:
- the ybeY gene encoding rRNA maturation RNase YbeY; its protein translation is MIVEFHNQTQTDITEIEKLITHIFDSIDEKKNMQIIFVTPEQIHNLNLTYRNVDRPTDVLSFPNDDEDDDSLGDIFISIEQAINQAEEYGHSFEREIGFLSVHGYLHLKGYDHHTPEEEKEMTFMQEQILKKAQLERVK
- the rpoD gene encoding RNA polymerase sigma factor RpoD, yielding MELEKIIASLVKKASKSKLLSPADVLKHTKGDEELYRQVEQALMLEDIDIVSDDEEEEEAETRQLDDDLDEDDIEVNDESEPDEFSLSSLEVEDIQEEELLNIEKIVTNVKVDDPVRMYLKEIGQIPLLKIDEERKYAMMVSAGREAQSQLDSFNNKEIELVEDDVKELENVVYKADFAKEKLVEANYRLVVSIAKRYVGRGLLFLDLIQEGNMGLMRAVDKFDYEKGFKFSTYATWWIRQAITRAVADQARTIRIPVHMVETINKMIRIQRQLVQELGREASVEEVADKMGITPEKVQNIQRIAKEPISLEAPVGEEEDSSLGDFISDPSALSPHDFMMQEMIKKTLDEVLEESLTDREEKVLRLRYGLLDGKTHTLEEVGREFGVTRERIRQIEAKALRRLRAPSRQNKLKELYIGKK
- a CDS encoding glycine--tRNA ligase — encoded protein: MVTLEQITLYAKQTGFIFQGSEIYGGLANTWDYGPLGSLLKKNIKEAWIQKFVRENPYNVLLDSSILLNSKVWEASGHIGGFSDPLTENKDNNQRYRADKLIIEHDPSINPDGWTPEKMHEYLVKNKVMGTTNWTPIRSFNMMFQTHQGVVLEQANQIFLRPETAQGIFINFKNIQRTTRKKLPFGVCQVGKAFRNEITPGNFVFRTREFEQMELEFFCKPGTEMEWFNYWKQFMKSWLLNLGIHEENVEFEDHKKEALSHYSNATTDILYKFPWGFDELWGIASRTNFDLNAHQKHSGEDLTYLDPETNERYIPYVVEPSVGVERLVLAFLTNSYKEEKLENDDTRQVLALHPALAPYKVAVLPLMKKVHAEKALQLELELAKHFDVTYDETQNIGKRYRRQDAIGTPFCVTVDQETMENDTVTIRHRDTMAQERLQIKDLKAYIEKYLEF
- the era gene encoding GTPase Era, producing the protein MSYRSGFITIAGRPNVGKSTLLNALMGQKIAITSPKPQTTRSRITGIINDEAYQMIFVDTPGMHEGKHLLGKTIDKLAVNSIQGVDVVLFVTDRHLGKSETKILNYFKAISTPVILVINKIDLLKSKIQTDEIILSYINAYPFKEVVPISAASVTNLDHLKEAIYKYLPEGPQYYPEEMVTDQTDNTLMAEIIREKILYHAQEEVPHSVAVVIESITPNEEYNTVDVTAIIIVERSTQKQILIGSKGEKIKKIGTAARRDINKTLDTKIHLSLWIKVKKDWRNNPNELKRYGYQDE
- the recO gene encoding DNA repair protein RecO translates to MDTKTNKIKGIIYKVLPYKESAKMVFVYTEKGKYTLIFQGAQKTNNLNRAITQYLSLIEFELNPMGKRMMNISQAKLLDSYDKLKDSYDTTKKYATILELLDKVVTDEDEHETIFKIALEALSDTKIGYLRFLARLLPVIGYHFNLKPDGRKIKGYSLLLNRLIYKEETESIILDVVATTELLKLFINKQTDAFTQEDQLSSFLIKYYDYYLQYQFKTMK
- a CDS encoding tRNA (adenine(22)-N(1))-methyltransferase — protein: MKRIDFISKQTNGYKTVLDIGCDHGLVLKKAFQKGYIEKGIASDLREKPLLSAKNNLKQYPVTFYQSNGFEGIKEDFDLAVICGMGAILITEILSKAPTKKKDFLLGANDRLEELRVWLESNHFKIIDESVIYDKFYYVFIKVTEGTMKLSKEDILVGPVLKKKPESKDYYRHLVKYYEDLLNKIDLQKKANIIDKINFLKNNL
- the dnaG gene encoding DNA primase, whose product is MDDKLISRINEDVNIVDLVSEFVQLEKKGKNYMGLCPFHQENSPSFSVSPEKNIAVCMSCKEGGVPLTFYRKIKNISFQQAVVELADRLGIEVSHEVKVDPNEHLYKIMHDASQFFQFSLQNTNQGEIALNYLKERQIEKEHIEHFKIGWAPKEKDALYQLLKDKEYQVSDMISLGLVKQNDQGDYYDLFRSRLIFPLTNPEGKVIGFSGRTLDKNEKVKYMNSPETPIFKKGEMLYHYNESLSEIRKTKKVILYEGFFDCIASYKAGLKNIVATMGTALTKQQALLLKKVSNDIVIAYDGDNAGQNAAIKGIDILQKENLRVNILEIPDKLDPDDYVKKYGATSYQSLFETNLKDPYAFKYDKIVKGKDLTNSNDTREIKNELETIFRYTDENIRNLYYKKALEELGIILKYHTQNQTTDYILPKPKETQRVSNKYEWIEIQIVYEVINSSYFLNYILERVHFYELSNWMITSVIEKIGEMYKTYYYDKIEIDKFLEVYPDFTSLINQFKNHFVFKENMRIETKEKLDEYIEMINVDLHRSKRIADLTSLVETATTKEEENKYLEEILKLQREQKMSESKRRI
- the cdd gene encoding cytidine deaminase — translated: MTNLEHALLARKRAYAPYSKFLVGASIELKDGTHIYGANIENGSYGLSNCAERSALFSLLSQGYNKEDIISITIVGDTKNPISPCGACRQVMYELVPKNAKIYLSNLNGETKELTTSELLPYGFDLDEDSL